TCAGGCTGTCTATGCCGACTTCGGAGGCGTGgtcttcaagaaggaggaagctCTCACCTTGGCCAAAGCTTTGGGCCCAGCCAAGGGCATGATCCTGCAGAACCACGGCCTCATCACCGTTGGGGGCActgtcgacgaggccgcTTATCTTTACACCCTGATGGAGAGGTCCTGTGAAGTTCAACTCCTGGCGGAGGCTGCGGCTGCCAACGGCATCCCGAAGCGCATCATCTCTGAAGAGGCGGCCAAATACACATATGAGGCTACCAGTGATCCCGTAAGTCCCCTTCTCGGCAGCTGTTCTTCCAGCTTCTCACAATCAAATAGGAAGCACTTTACTGCGAGTTCCAGCCAGATTTCCAGCTGGAAAAGCACCTTACCAACGGGGAGTTTGCCAAATTCTAAAAGCAGAAAGATCGGATGAGGAAACATAGGAATTAGGCTGGATGTTGATACGTGGAAGAGCAAATTGATACTCGCTAGGCTTGAATATACTTTTGTTTTGCAAGGAGTTGTACATGATCGTGCGAAGCTATTATCTTCATGTGCATACCGAGTACCTAAAAATTTAACATTTCCATGGCGGCCTGGCTTCTTGAAATGATGATTGTGCGAATGATCACGCGAAGCTAACAACGCTCCATCCCCGCTGGTCGAATTCTGACAGAGGGATGAAACTCTGTACACAAATTGGACGGTAGGCTTACGATCTAAGAACTTCTCTACTTTTAACAAGGCGTGAAGTCATGTCCAGGCCacaggccaaggccaactcATATGGTCTCGTCAGTAGTCCACTGTGCTATGCAATTCAAAGATAGGACCAACTCGGCCATTGTGTCTCCGCGGCCCGGCATCCAGTGCTAGAGATTTGCAGAATTGACACCTGTAGTACCTTGTGAAGAAAATGGTCAAAGGGACTATTGCCGCTTGTTTGGCCTACCTGATCGAGCACCGGCCCAAGCTGGTGGGGAAGGAAGAACAAAGAGGCAAAGTCCCGAGTCACTAACTGCGTGACTCGGTTCCCCCCTGTGACGCCTCGGACCGGCCAGACCGGCTGCCAGGGACTGTAAACCAATTTGTCAAGCGTTCCTTCAGGCCGCGTGACGCATATAAAGACGGGCAggtccagaagaagaaagcgACCGATCTGCAGGCAGCCGGGCTTATCGCGGTATCTGCAGTCTCCAAAGCACGGATTGGGGAGGCGAACCGTGGAGCACCCAGCTTGAGCTCCGTGTCGGCTTCCCATGTTCCATCGGCTCCGGTGCGAGCATGTAGAAAGACATTTTTCTTACCAGTCCTACCATGAATCAGCTTCGTGGGTTTAAATATCTTGTCTCCTCTTGACTGACTTGAAGGTCTGTACCTTCAGCACAAATTCTTATCCCAACAGAACAATCATCAGCTGCGAAAATGGTATACCGCCTGAAATTGATGCCGTCGCTATTTTACTGACCCAGTCCAGGCATCTCAAGCATCCCAGGCCCAAACTCAGGGCGAAGAGTCGTACATCCTTCCCACGTACCCCCGTCCCAGCCCATTGATCACCAGGGGCGAGGGGTCATACGTCACCGATGTCAACGGCAAGAAGTACCTTGATTTCACCTCCGGCATCGCCGTCGTGTCTCTGGGTCATGCCGATCCTCAGATCACCAGCCTCATCGCAGATCAGGTACCTCTACTCGCTGCTCAGGCTCTCTCTCCATGGGGCTCGGCCAATAGCTAATCCATTGACTTCAGGCAGGTAAGCTGATGCACATATCGATGCTATACGAGAATGAATGGGCGAATATCCTAGCAAAGAACCTGGTTACCACTACTAAGGCTTCTGGTACTATGTCGGATGCATATCAGGTTTTCCTGGCTAGCTCCGGAACCGAGGCCAATGAGGCCGCCTTTAAGTTTGCCCGTAACTtcgccaagatggatccTTCCGGAGAGAAGTTCGAAATTATCGCCTTTACCAATGCTTTCCACGGTCGCTCCCTTGGCTCCTTATCGGCGACATATAACCCTAAGTATCGGGATCCTTTCGGCCCTCTTGTCCCTGGCTTTAAGCATGGAACCTTTAATTCTATTGAAGGCCTTGACTCTCTTATCACCGATAAGACATGCGCTGTTATCGTCGAACCGCTACAGGGTGAGGGAGGCATTATCCCCGCAAAGCCAGAGTTTCTCGCTGCCCTGCGGAAGCGCTGCGATGAGACACGAGCCCTCCTCATTATTGACGAGGTTCAGAGCGGAGTGGGCCGTACCGGCTCGCTCTGGGCTCATGCTCATCCTTCTCTCAGAGACCCTAAGACCGGCAAGGTGGTTGCTGAGCCCGATATCCTAACTTCGGCTAAGGGCCTTGGCAATGGCTTCCCCGTTGGTGCCACGATTGTGACCCGGCGTGTTGCGGAAACAGTCAGCGTCGGCATACACGGCACCACCTACGGAGGCAACCCAGTGGCATCCCGTATCGCAAGCCACGTCCTCGACCGAGTATCTCAGAAGGACTTCCTCAAGCAGGTAGATGCCAAGTCTCAGCATCTCATTAAGGGACTTAAGAATCTACAAGCTCAGGTCCCTAATGTCATCAAAGATGTTCGAGGCAAGGGCTTGATGATTGGTGTGGAATTAGAACCGGCTCTTAGTGATAAAGTACCGGGGGTAATCCGAGCCGCCCGTGAGCGTGGCCTGTTGATTATCGTTGCTGGAAGCTGCATTCGCATCGTCCCGCCGTTGACAATCGAGGTGAAGGATCTGGACAAGGGTTTAGAGATCTTTAAGAGAGCCCTCCAGGACTTGTGCTTGTAGGCCGGGAAGGAACTAGATAAGGCGCCCACGTGTATCGTATAAGAGATAGATTAAAAGTCCATTTCAAATGCAAAGCCCCCCAGCGACTGCCTGCATGTCTGCCCCGCTTTCTCTCGCTCTCCATTCCAGACCTAAATAGCATATACTTGGTAGGGCCTTAAAATCGGCTATCCCCATCAGTCGTTCCTCCTAATAGGGGGTCTACTAATTAGGAAAAGGACTATTAATttagaaaataaaaaagatataagtgAGACTCAGGTGATGAAAATAGAAGTCATAATGGACTACCTTATCTCTAAATCTCCGACAATACAGCCCAGCCACGTAGCCCAATGGATAAATGTGTTCGCGCTGAGGTGCTTTGAGTCTCTCACGACCCGAACGAATGTCTATTTACCCGGCAACTAAATGAAACTTGGCGTTTGAAAAGCACTGTATTTTCAGGAACGAAACCTATATGAACCAATGCAGCGGTCGTTATAACCAAGGCTGGCAGCGCAAACCCGTAGGCAATCTTCTTCATGGTTGCACCGGCAGAGCCAAGGGCAGGCGAGGTCACATAGGAGCGACAAAAGTAGTAGATCACGACAGAGACAGGGATGTAGATGGCCGTCACCAAGAACCTTGCCATTCAGCATGTTCATCCCCGTGCTTTGAAGTCTCTGACCGATAGTTCTATTCGGCTGCAGCCCAACAGCCACAGGCCAATAGACCTATCTACTTTTGGGGTAGGCTAGAAAACTGGTGGCAATCAGGTCGCTAGTTTGTCAGATGCGTGGCTACCTTGCCAAGCACACAGAATGGGGAAGATCTCAGGTTACTGCTCCATCCCCAACTTGAACAGGCGGCTGTTGCATATACACGACCGGAAGCGCCGCCGAAAGGGGAGACTAATTTAGCCCCCAACCCAATGTACTGGGAACCTATAGTAGGAGGGTTGCGTTCATGCAAGATAACACATGACAAGTGCATATGAGTAGAGGTTGTCTCATTGATTGCGGACCCTTCCGAATGTGAGATTCCTCCGGGAGGAGCCCTCCCGGTCGCCCTGTATGAACGGCCCCTGTCTCTGACCATTCTTGGTTTGGATCATCGACCCATTGGCCTGTCTCCAAGTACACCAAACGCCTGTCTTTCGGCCCCTCGCTCCGGTGTCACTTATCGTACCGCCTTCAAGGCTtgaccgaggaggaaggcGACAGGGCGGCAAGATATCTGGTCTATGGGGGGCACCACAAAGTACCTGTTGATCCGGCACTGCTTGAAAATCTCACTTGTTGTTTCATCTATCATGACACCCACCAATGGCAACAAGTTCGCCCCAGCTAAGTAGCTACATTAACTCGTCATGTCAGAATCAGGCCTTGGCTCAGTTGGCTCAGTTGGCTCACTGGAAGCCTCGCCTTCTGCCCTCTATCTCTGTTAGCCCATACTTCCTGTACTGCATCGAGCGCATTGCAGAATGATTTGATTCCACTGCTCTGTGTCGTGGACACGAACCAGCGTGTGATCTGCCGCCGGTCCTCCTGGCTCTGCGCCTCACAGCCAACAATAAAGGCCGGCCAGGCGATGCCAATGTTCGGAAATTCGTACTTtgctttcttctcctcataGTCGACGAGATCGCTGATGGCGAGTCGCACATACGGCTGGAGGGTGTACGGATGCACGTCGAGTATACGTCGGTAGAAGAAGATCAGGACGGCATGGTGTAGCGCTCCGACGAGGCCCCTCATGACCAACTGGTTTATTGCTGTCTCTCGCCGTCCACCCGAGGGCAGGCTGGCAGGATCCTCGTCGCATGTTGGCGAAGAAAAGGGGTTTACCCACTCACAGATATCGGTCTCGAGCTTTCGGATCTCTTCATTCTGCAGGTGATCCAGGGTAAATTTGTCGTGCATACCAGTCACCCGCCTTTCCAGAGCTGTGACACGTGAGATAAGGCATATCAGAGAAAAGGGAACTCCATAGATGCGTTCGAACATAGCAGActcgagggtcttggtgcCGTTGCCGCCCGTTCGGTGGTGATCCTCGGAATTCTCATACAGAAATAAGTTTTCTACAAGTCGGGGGTAGTGGGCTTCAGAGCGAAGATCTTGAACTTTGCCGCCCAGCCTCGGAAGACCAGTAGTTTCCTGCAATGTCTTGATGTAGAGAAATATGTTATGAAGCATTGCAACCTTGCGCGagatcctcgtcttcctGCAGCCCCAAGAATAGATTAAATTCTCTAGGTCAAACAGAAACGGCTGGGCATCGAGGAAGCGGCCGCTCACGATCTAAAATTACCCCATCGTGCACGTCAGCCCATTGACTCTGCAAGCCCTAGCCAGGCGATCTTCAAGGAAAGGGGGCACACTTACACAGAGGGTAATCATACCCAGAAAGGCCATGAGCATTTCTTTATACTTGACCTTCTTAGTTCCGACGATTTCTGTCTTCAGTCCCATCTGAAGGTATGCCCTGGCACGCAGATGATAACGGCAACCTGCATCATTCCAGCGTGAGGGAAGTGCTGCAGTGGACGACAAGCGATCTGCTGTGAAAGCGCTGACAGCCATGACGGAATAGAAGATGGATGTTCTGATGTAAGTGTCGTTACCCGTTAAGAGTAGGGTGGTAAACGTCTGGAGAGCAGTGGGTAAATGCATGATCCTCCAAGGAGATTTGTGGTTCCAGATTGGTGAGAACATCTTGAGGTGGTGAAACTTGTAGTGCTCTAGCAAAAACCTTGCATCGTCTGGTATGACATCGGAGGTATCTAGCGAATGGAACGAGAACAAGTGGTCCGGAGAGGGCATGGCGCTAGCTACCGCTGCGGGATTGTCTGGTCGCATGGACGACTCGGTACTCAGGTTGATTGGCATGCTCAGTCCCCCCTCAGCCCCAATATCCTCAGGGTTATCAGCCTCGTCGCCTTCCTGTTGGTCAAGGAAGTCCAAACCTCCGGGGTCAAGAGTCGATTCAGCCATGTCTGGAACATGCATGTCCAGAACGTCCTGCTGGGGCCACATGAATGGCTGCCAGGTGTCATTGCTAAGAAAGTCGGGAAAGACAATGGGACATGTCCCACTAGTCCTTTCAATGGTCTCGGCATCCACCAAAACTGGGGAGAGGGAGTCTGGGATTGCATCTTGGGGCGGAGTCACCGCGCTGCTCGACGACGTGGAGGTAGCTTTGCCGACGGGGGTTGACAAGTCTGCTGGGGTACGAGAGGAGGCCGTGGCGGTGGCCTGATTGGCCCCAGAGGCAGCTGAAGTCGGCAGGGAGAAGGCGGAGAAGGGCCCTATTTGGAGCTGGCCATGGTGTCTAGTGCGATGGCTCTCCCTCTCAAGGCTGTCTAAGGCGCTGTCTACAGTCGAATGTGGAATGCTTTGAGCAAGAGACCTGCACATATGTCGGCGCTCGTTGTCTGTCATACGTCAGTTCTCGTTGCCTTACTGTCGAATGCTGATGCGAGTGATGCGCATCTATCTGGAAGATTGGTCAGCAACTTACCCGAATAGATGGCCGTGCGACGCTGCTGAGCGGCCATGATGGTAGCTCCATTGCAGGCAAGCTCTGCTGCCTCCACTCTTGCGAAGCTGGCGATTTGGCTGGCGTTGTCCTGGTCCAGTCCCGAGAGATTGATTGGCAACCATGTTATCCTGCCTGGCATGGTGACCGCCGAAATGAACAAGGTACCGTGCTTGACTACGTAGTGGGGATGGTGTCGCAGGAAAAGTTCGCCTTGCTTTTGCAGAGAGGGAGAATCAGGGAGCGGTCGCTCGAGAACCAGGAAGCCAGGCTTATGTAGGGTGGCCTGCGAGTGCGGAGTGCCACGCCGAAGCGAGTAGGGTATCCGTACAGTGGGGGAGAAAAAGTTCCGACAATATCGACAGGGCATCAATTGTAACAGGAACGCCAGGCTGCGAAGGTACATCAGGTCACTGGGCCGAGAAAATCGTGACTTTTGCTTCTGGCATCTTCTCAacttcctccttcttttgGAACAAGCCATGCTATACCCTAGATTATTAACAAAGAACCGCTCCTAAGAAATTTTCCTGTCTAGAAGACGGGCAGGGAGGGATACCCAACCCCTGAGGGAAAAGGCGACTACCAGGCATGGATCCATTGCTAACCGAGTCTTCGGCGCCGAGCGGAGAGTTGTTCCCGCAGCCGTGGTGTCACACCACAGATGGGCGACCATCTGCTGCTGTAATTAAAGTGATGTTAATGCCCCACGATCGAGCCCAACAGATGAACTTAAGCGTCATATACGCAGTGCCTGCTCACCGAAAAAGCCAACGCACAGCATGGCTGCATCCGCCCCGAACCTCCAGGCCCTCCCTTCGTCCATGGGGGCCTGGAAACTCGACGCCTTCGGCTCCCCATACGAACTGCCCAAGCCCGAGGACCCGAACGATAtcctcatcaaggtcaacgcAGCGTCCTTCTGCCACACGGATGCCATTCTTGCCTCTGGCAAATACATTAACGCGGGCGGGCCGCCGCTCGAGTTCTCTGGCACCGTGGTCCAGTCCAACTCCCCGGACTTCAGCCCTGGAGACAGGGCCGGTCGTTCCACCCTTGTGGAAACTGCGTCAAGTACCGAGGCGAGGCGGATACCTTTCAAGATCTCGAAGTGACCCGAGCGACTATTCTATTTATTGCCCGGCTGCGTAGAGCGATGGTCTGGGCAAAGACGGTGGGTTTTAGGAATACACCCTGGTTGACGCTCGACAAGTCGCCCGAGTCCTAAGCTTCATGAGCTTCGCTGAGGCAGCACCCCGTATGTGTGCTGGCATCACTATATACCAGGCTCTGAAACGATGTAACCCCACGGCAGGCCAGCCTCTGGGGATCATGGGCTGTGGTGGCGCTTTAGGTCATCTTGGGCTTCAGTTCGCAACCAAGATGGGCTTGCGCGTTGTCAGAGTCGACGCTGCCGATCAAGGCCTTCGGCTTGCCGAGTCGATGGGAACAAGTGCCGTTGTCGTCGAACCTCGATCCCAGAACGCCCTGGAGACAGTCCAGCAGCTCGCAAAGCACCACCAGCTTTCCGGGCTTGACGCTGCTATCATCTTGCCGGAGAGACAACGGGCGTTCGGCTACGGAATCAGCCTTGTCAAAAATCATGGTCGCTGTGTCGTCGTGTCTTTCCCCAAGCGTGGCTTCACATTCAGCGGCATGGATGTCGTCTTCCGAGACATATCTATTGTCAGCAGCCTCGTTGGAAGCAATA
This window of the Fusarium keratoplasticum isolate Fu6.1 chromosome 3, whole genome shotgun sequence genome carries:
- a CDS encoding Acetylornithine transaminase, whose translation is MASQASQAQTQGEESYILPTYPRPSPLITRGEGSYVTDVNGKKYLDFTSGIAVVSLGHADPQITSLIADQAGKLMHISMLYENEWANILAKNLVTTTKASGTMSDAYQVFLASSGTEANEAAFKFARNFAKMDPSGEKFEIIAFTNAFHGRSLGSLSATYNPKYRDPFGPLVPGFKHGTFNSIEGLDSLITDKTCAVIVEPLQGEGGIIPAKPEFLAALRKRCDETRALLIIDEVQSGVGRTGSLWAHAHPSLRDPKTGKVVAEPDILTSAKGLGNGFPVGATIVTRRVAETVSVGIHGTTYGGNPVASRIASHVLDRVSQKDFLKQVDAKSQHLIKGLKNLQAQVPNVIKDVRGKGLMIGVELEPALSDKVPGVIRAARERGLLIIVAGSCIRIVPPLTIEVKDLDKGLEIFKRALQDLCL
- a CDS encoding Zn(2)-C6 fungal-type domain-containing protein, with product MPGRITWLPINLSGLDQDNASQIASFARVEAAELACNGATIMAAQQRRTAIYSDNERRHMCRSLAQSIPHSTVDSALDSLERESHRTRHHGQLQIGPFSAFSLPTSAASGANQATATASSRTPADLSTPVGKATSTSSSSAVTPPQDAIPDSLSPVLVDAETIERTSGTCPIVFPDFLSNDTWQPFMWPQQDVLDMHVPDMAESTLDPGGLDFLDQQEGDEADNPEDIGAEGGLSMPINLSTESSMRPDNPAAVASAMPSPDHLFSFHSLDTSDVIPDDARFLLEHYKFHHLKMFSPIWNHKSPWRIMHLPTALQTFTTLLLTGNDTYIRTSIFYSVMAVSAFTADRLSSTAALPSRWNDAGCRYHLRARAYLQMGLKTEIVGTKKVKYKEMLMAFLGMITLCIVSGRFLDAQPFLFDLENLIYSWGCRKTRISRKVAMLHNIFLYIKTLQETTGLPRLGGKVQDLRSEAHYPRLVENLFLYENSEDHHRTGGNGTKTLESAMFERIYGVPFSLICLISRVTALERRVTGMHDKFTLDHLQNEEIRKLETDICEWVNPFSSPTCDEDPASLPSGGRRETAINQLVMRGLVGALHHAVLIFFYRRILDVHPYTLQPYVRLAISDLVDYEEKKAKARRTGGRSHAEGRRRGFQ
- a CDS encoding alcohol dehydrogenase; protein product: MAASAPNLQALPSSMGAWKLDAFGSPYELPKPEDPNDILIKVNAASFCHTDAILASGKYINAGGPPLEFSGTVVQSNSPDFSPGDRAGRSTLVETASSTEARRIPFKISK
- a CDS encoding alcohol dehydrogenase encodes the protein MGLRVVRVDAADQGLRLAESMGTSAVVVEPRSQNALETVQQLAKHHQLSGLDAAIILPERQRAFGYGISLVKNHGRCVVVSFPKRGFTFSGMDVVFRDISIVSSLVGSNKTSNEMLEFAADHDIKPALKMYGFQDLN